In Brachyhypopomus gauderio isolate BG-103 chromosome 11, BGAUD_0.2, whole genome shotgun sequence, a single genomic region encodes these proteins:
- the fgl2b gene encoding fibroleukin isoform X3, with amino-acid sequence MIDEPPHDCSDLKKNMTTGVYSMTRVGSKHTSFHVFCDMEASGGGWTVIQRRLDGTISFNRTWDDYKKGFGHLTGEFWLGNDKIHWLTTTRAMVLRIELEDLDGVKEFAQYDDFYVANESLKYQLTIGGYSGTAGNAMQESKSFNHNQKFFSTPDRDNDEYSSGSCAAYYASGWWFDACMAANLNGKYYQTRYKGVRNGIFWGTWHNMSNEYYPTNERQSFRTVRMMMRPRTSSVTDF; translated from the exons ATGATTG ATGAACCACCTCATGACTGTTCTGATCTCAAGAAGAACATGACGACTGGTGTTTACAGCATGACGCGAGTAGGATCAAAGCACACCTCGTTCCACGTCTTCTGTGACATGGAGGCCTCTGGTGGGGGCTGGACCGTGATTCAGCGTCGCCTGGACGGTACCATCAGCTTCAACCGCACCTGGGACGACTACAAGAAGGGTTTTGGCCACCTAACAGGTGAGTTCTGGCTAGGAAACGACAAGATCCACTGGTTGACAACAACTAGAGCCATGGTCCTACGCATCGAGCTCGAGGACCTGGATGGGGTGAAGGAGTTCGCCCAGTATGACGACTTCTACGTGGCCAACGAAAGCCTCAAGTACCAGCTGACTATAGGAGGTTACTCAGGCACTGCTGGAAACGCTATGCAAGAAAGCAAAAGCTTTAACCACAACCAGAAGTTCTTCTCCACTCCAGACAGGGACAATGACGAGTACTCTTCGGGAAGCTGCGCGGCCTACTACGCCTCCGGATGGTGGTTTGACGCTTGCATGGCTGCCAACCTAAACGGGAAGTACTATCAGACAAGATATAAAGGGGTGCGCAATGGCATCTTTTGGGGCACCTGGCATAATATGTCCAATGAGTACTACCCGACCAATGAGAGACAGTCCTTTAGAACCGTCAGAATGATGATGAGACCCAGAACAAGTTCAGTGACAGACTTTTAA
- the fgl2b gene encoding uncharacterized protein fgl2b isoform X2 gives MWLAVLFAWGNLFMFVASQSCGEASKDAASWVRLKPQGHCRDGDTMCPYSVTLPPLTIQLPRHLKELDTMARELQALTLMVNQLKEECRECRGRQRPEWSVRTDDGGDAGERIQASRGTVNTRERQPDLHKRARISLNSAEEDSMLISSGTRAVNRVTGTPGWDISQERKTRPNGSGQRAESSEGPRASISSQTETAAENVSDVRVLHTFTGEERAKESEFTTAQTTESPLAENQDEEPPTHYGKASAVKIGHAKDTSGTLTAPGNTESIPEISVVTMVSENVDDETKQVQVNLPNKDGEIKRLHGFPRPMDINRKEGKMNTNTENRLNNPGGMRKVFSSSGDKPVQSTGRIPVRTGNGRLNGKTPQMADRRGATGSGRSGLNKDINRPDVILKTPFRMVSKNFSGERNPTSSVKGQNNREQQDANKEKVSDSGVKPFSLDEAGNANVGGPASTAHYPTSENKGSRKQNNHRGGSLSTDVEKDIGDLNPVIPIKTVSGLEKPQLFVPDKAIVADASNTNLPTQDRKSESPFSLSMDPENDTRIDFNRFNRNTKLDQSVMPISYSADPIANRHQRKPQSMDSNSEHTLNPSADATSNTEMLSNPINMSDATVHESGTNPQGLANNDLLKGQLQIKPEVSKTRPNTGKITSSSLINAHVDRTYVLRINNTVPVNTDPVKQTLFTNRSEKSTVRDKQGAPAAGHKRMGRPRPSGLVPLSQANIHSLNRTMNFSRLRQPNLPNLRTVKNVTMVNPNHVERPETTRLTRVILAKNPKLGKPHFLQNRPENENEDIRLKVFMSGGAKNTSGDTENTMGIMNRGDRYVNNQTEPTTDSPKLQIKSTEFDFTQSIKPTVATHAIVDQNKSQTVPTVEASNSLNFFQIENTSQIIETKLFHVTKPPNPGGKRELDPIAHGVRDHNVETVINHNTVSRDSYENSGRGSHQAAVEKTEETDRRKRPKPSVASIVSSIQENDEEPSRVGTPPNYSRNILQTVKREGSKRKQINHPTVDTPHTRTSLLKDKQGPVTQLTTPTASTSHFMDQDYVEKVETVTAVKVSDTHFHHRLKNSSQDVESKTLTEKISGHDTEDKQSDTESQTTDKDGVSSNEKLLHPNSMDSVQNRGNGSNPVMDRIKTSTVPKGSALFTESTPIIYHKTRKPSFTTSKSTDKNNGYNSGNTYTVSVGRTGNVERERESVPQRTSKEINKGPDTVINLVDRGSINSQLRNTCQGQCDQRPTPQTPLDTQRSPDSGRDEPPHDCSDLKKNMTTGVYSMTRVGSKHTSFHVFCDMEASGGGWTVIQRRLDGTISFNRTWDDYKKGFGHLTGEFWLGNDKIHWLTTTRAMVLRIELEDLDGVKEFAQYDDFYVANESLKYQLTIGGYSGTAGNAMQESKSFNHNQKFFSTPDRDNDEYSSGSCAAYYASGWWFDACMAANLNGKYYQTRYKGVRNGIFWGTWHNMSNEYYPTNERQSFRTVRMMMRPRTSSVTDF, from the exons ATGTGGCTGGCTGTGCTCTTTGCGTGGGGAAACCTGTTCATGTTCGTTGCTTCTCAGAGCTGCGGGGAAGCATCCAAAGATGCTGCTTCATGGGTGAGGCTGAAACCACAGGGCCACTGCAGAGACGGAGACACCATGTGTCCCTATAGCGTCACCCTGCCACCACTCACCATCCAGCTGCCCCGGCATCTCAAGGAGCTGGACACGATGGCCAGAGAGCTGCAAGCCCTGACGCTGATGGTGAACCAGCTGAAGGAGGAATGTCGGGAGtgcagagggaggcagagaccAGAGTGGAGTGTAAGGACGGATGATGGAGGGGACGCTGGGGAAAGGATCCAAGCGTCCAGGGGCACCGTcaacaccagagagagacagccGGACTTACACAAGAGGGCGAGGATCTCTCTGAACTCGGCAGAGGAAGACTCCATGCTCATCAGCAGTGGCACGAGGGCAGTGAATCGAGTAACGGGAACTCCAGGATGGGACATTAGTCAGGAGAGGAAGACGAGGCCAAACGGCTCTGGACAGAGGGCTGAGAGCAGCGAAGGGCCAAGAGCATCGATATCTTCACAAACGGAGACGGCGGCGGAAAACGTGAGCGACGTGAGAGTCCTGCACACATTTACAGGTGAAGAAAGGGCAAAAGAGTCGGAGTTTACAACAGCTCAAACGACTGAATCACCATTGGCAGAAAACCAAGATGAGGAACCACCTACGCACTACGGAAAAGCCAGCGCAGTCAAGATAGGGCACGCGAAGGACACCAGCGGAACCCTGACTGCGCCAGGCAACACCGAGAGCATCCCTGAAATCAGTGTGGTTACTATGGTTTCAGAAAATGTTGATGATGAAACAAAGCAAGTGCAGGTGAACTTGCCAAACAAGGACGGAGAGATCAAGAGATTACATGGATTTCCACGACCAATGGACATCAACAGAAAAGAAGGCAAGATGAATACAAATACTGAGAACAGATTAAATAATCCAGGTGGAATGAGAAAAGTATTTTCATCTAGTGGGGACAAACCAGTACAGAGTACTGGTAGAATTCCAGTGAGGACTGGCAACGGACGACTAAACGGAAAAACACCACAAATGGCAGACAGAAGAGGAGCGACTGGCAGTGGCCGGTCTGGACTGAACAAGGACATAAATAGACCAGATGTAATCTTAAAAACTCCATTCAGAATGGTCAGCAAGAATTTTTCAGGAGAGAGAAATCCAACAAGCAGTGTCAAAGGTCAAAATAACAGAGAACAACAGGATGCCAACAAAGAAAAAGTAAGTGATAGCGGAGTAAAACCTTTTAGTCTCGATGAAGCTGGTAATGCTAATGTGGGAGGTCCTGCCAGTACCGCACACTATCCAACGTCTGAAAATAAAGGCAGCAGGAAACAGAATAACCACAGAGGTGGCAGTCTTAGCACAGATGTAGAGAAGGACATAGGAGATTTAAACCCAGTTATTCCAATTAAGACAGTCAGTGGACTAGAGAAGCCACAATTATTTGTCCCAGACAAGGCTATTGTTGCTGATGCAAGTAACACAAATCTGCCCACTCAGGACAGAAAGTCTGAAAGTCCATTCAGCCTTAGCATGGATCCAGAGAATGACACTAGGATTGATTTTAACCGATTTAACAGAAACACTAAACTAGATCAGTCAGTAATGCCCATTTCATACAGTGCTGATCCCATAGCTAATAGACATCAGAGAAAGCCACAAAGTATGGACAGCAACTCTGAACACACATTGAACCCTAGCGCAGATGCAACAAGTAACACTGAAATGCTTTCAAACCCAATTAACATGTCTGATGCCACAGTACATGAAAGTGGTACAAATCCCCAAGGTCTGGCCAATAATGATCTGCTCAAAGGACAATTGCAGATTAAACCAGAAGTGTCCAAGACTAGGCCAAACACTGGGAAAATTACAAGTTCAAGCCTTATCAATGCACACGTTGATAGAACATATGTGCTAAGGATAAACAACACTGTACCCGTGAATACTGATCCAGTCAAGCAAACCCTTTTCACTAATAGAAGTGAGAAGAGTACAGTAAGAGATAAGCAAGGAGCCCCTGCTGCAGGTCACAAACGGATGGGCAGACCCAGGCCCAGTGGACTAGTCCCTCTGAGTCAAGCAAACATTCATTCTTTGAACCGTACAATGAATTTCAGTCGATTAAGACAACCAAATCTTCCTAATCTGAGGACGGTGAAAAATGTGACAATGGTAAATCCAAACCATGTGGAACGACCAGAAACAACCCGGCTCACCAGAGTGATTTTAGCCAAAAACCCAAAATTGGGAAAACCACATTTTTTGCAAAACAGGCCAGAAAATGAAAATGAGGATATACGTTTAAAGGTGTTTATGTCAGGTGGAGCAAAAAACACCAGTGGAGATACAGAGAATACGATGGGCATAATGAACAGGGGAGACAGATATGTTAATAATCAGACTGAGCCCACCACAGACAGCCCCAAACTACAGATCAAGAGCACAGAGTTTGACTTCACTCAGTCAATCAAGCCCACTGTAGCAACGCATGCCATTGTGGACCAGAACAAATCCCAAACGGTTCCTACAGTAGAGGCATCAAATTCATTGAATTTTTTCCAAATTGAAAACACCTCGCAGATCATTGAGACAAAGTTGTTCCATGTGACAAAACCCCCAAATCCCGGAGGGAAGAGAGAGCTGGATCCAATTGCACATGGTGTCAGGGACCACAATGTGGAGACAGTAATCAATCATAACACAGTGAGCCGTGACAGTTATGAAAACAGTGGAAGAGGTTCACACCAAGCAGCTGTGGAGAAGACTGAAGAAACTGATAGAAGGAAGAGACCAAAGCCATCTGTGGCCAGCATTGTAAGCTCCATTCAGGAGAACGATGAAGAACCTTCCAGAGTAGGAACCCCACCAAACTACAGTAGAAATATTCTGCAGACAGTGAAGAGAGAAGGCAGCAAGAGAAAACAGATAAACCATCCTACtgtggacacaccacacactagaACATCACTGCTTAAAGATAAACAAGGACCGGTGACTCAgctcaccacacccactgcaTCAACATCACATTTTATGGATCAAGATTATGTGGAAAAGGTTGAAACCGTTACTGCGGTGAAGGTCTCAGACACACATTTTCATCACAGACTCAAAAACTCCAGCCAAGATGTAGAGTCCAAAACCTTGACTGAGAAAATATCTGGTCATGACACAGAAGATAAACAATCAGATACTGAATCGCAGACTACAGACAAAGATGGAGTGTCCAGTAATGAGAAACTGTTACATCCCAATTCTATGGACAGTGTCCAAAACAGAGGAAATGGTTCAAACCCTGTTATGGACAGAATTAAGACTAGTACAGTACCAAAGGGGTCAGCCCTATTTACAGAGAGCACACCAATTATTTACCATAAAACCAGGAAACCTTCATTTACAACCTCTAAATCAACAGATAAGAATAATGGATACAATAGTGGGAACACCTACACAGTATCAGTGGGCAGGACTGGGAAtgttgaaagagagagagagtcagtgccACAGAGAACCAGCAAGGAAATAAACAAAGGACCAGACACTGTGATCAATCTGGTAGACAGAGGAAGCATCAACAGTCAGCTGCGCAACACCTGTCAGGGCCAGTGTGACCAAAGGCCAACTCCGCAGACGCCACTCGACACACAGAGATCACCCGATAGTGGCAGAG ATGAACCACCTCATGACTGTTCTGATCTCAAGAAGAACATGACGACTGGTGTTTACAGCATGACGCGAGTAGGATCAAAGCACACCTCGTTCCACGTCTTCTGTGACATGGAGGCCTCTGGTGGGGGCTGGACCGTGATTCAGCGTCGCCTGGACGGTACCATCAGCTTCAACCGCACCTGGGACGACTACAAGAAGGGTTTTGGCCACCTAACAGGTGAGTTCTGGCTAGGAAACGACAAGATCCACTGGTTGACAACAACTAGAGCCATGGTCCTACGCATCGAGCTCGAGGACCTGGATGGGGTGAAGGAGTTCGCCCAGTATGACGACTTCTACGTGGCCAACGAAAGCCTCAAGTACCAGCTGACTATAGGAGGTTACTCAGGCACTGCTGGAAACGCTATGCAAGAAAGCAAAAGCTTTAACCACAACCAGAAGTTCTTCTCCACTCCAGACAGGGACAATGACGAGTACTCTTCGGGAAGCTGCGCGGCCTACTACGCCTCCGGATGGTGGTTTGACGCTTGCATGGCTGCCAACCTAAACGGGAAGTACTATCAGACAAGATATAAAGGGGTGCGCAATGGCATCTTTTGGGGCACCTGGCATAATATGTCCAATGAGTACTACCCGACCAATGAGAGACAGTCCTTTAGAACCGTCAGAATGATGATGAGACCCAGAACAAGTTCAGTGACAGACTTTTAA
- the fgl2b gene encoding uncharacterized protein fgl2b isoform X1: MWLAVLFAWGNLFMFVASQSCGEASKDAASWVRLKPQGHCRDGDTMCPYSVTLPPLTIQLPRHLKELDTMARELQALTLMVNQLKEECRECRGRQRPEWSVRTDDGGDAGERIQASRGTVNTRERQPDLHKRARISLNSAEEDSMLISSGTRAVNRVTGTPGWDISQERKTRPNGSGQRAESSEGPRASISSQTETAAENVSDVRVLHTFTGEERAKESEFTTAQTTESPLAENQDEEPPTHYGKASAVKIGHAKDTSGTLTAPGNTESIPEISVVTMVSENVDDETKQVQVNLPNKDGEIKRLHGFPRPMDINRKEGKMNTNTENRLNNPGGMRKVFSSSGDKPVQSTGRIPVRTGNGRLNGKTPQMADRRGATGSGRSGLNKDINRPDVILKTPFRMVSKNFSGERNPTSSVKGQNNREQQDANKEKVSDSGVKPFSLDEAGNANVGGPASTAHYPTSENKGSRKQNNHRGGSLSTDVEKDIGDLNPVIPIKTVSGLEKPQLFVPDKAIVADASNTNLPTQDRKSESPFSLSMDPENDTRIDFNRFNRNTKLDQSVMPISYSADPIANRHQRKPQSMDSNSEHTLNPSADATSNTEMLSNPINMSDATVHESGTNPQGLANNDLLKGQLQIKPEVSKTRPNTGKITSSSLINAHVDRTYVLRINNTVPVNTDPVKQTLFTNRSEKSTVRDKQGAPAAGHKRMGRPRPSGLVPLSQANIHSLNRTMNFSRLRQPNLPNLRTVKNVTMVNPNHVERPETTRLTRVILAKNPKLGKPHFLQNRPENENEDIRLKVFMSGGAKNTSGDTENTMGIMNRGDRYVNNQTEPTTDSPKLQIKSTEFDFTQSIKPTVATHAIVDQNKSQTVPTVEASNSLNFFQIENTSQIIETKLFHVTKPPNPGGKRELDPIAHGVRDHNVETVINHNTVSRDSYENSGRGSHQAAVEKTEETDRRKRPKPSVASIVSSIQENDEEPSRVGTPPNYSRNILQTVKREGSKRKQINHPTVDTPHTRTSLLKDKQGPVTQLTTPTASTSHFMDQDYVEKVETVTAVKVSDTHFHHRLKNSSQDVESKTLTEKISGHDTEDKQSDTESQTTDKDGVSSNEKLLHPNSMDSVQNRGNGSNPVMDRIKTSTVPKGSALFTESTPIIYHKTRKPSFTTSKSTDKNNGYNSGNTYTVSVGRTGNVERERESVPQRTSKEINKGPDTVINLVDRGSINSQLRNTCQGQCDQRPTPQTPLDTQRSPDSGRGIEDEPPHDCSDLKKNMTTGVYSMTRVGSKHTSFHVFCDMEASGGGWTVIQRRLDGTISFNRTWDDYKKGFGHLTGEFWLGNDKIHWLTTTRAMVLRIELEDLDGVKEFAQYDDFYVANESLKYQLTIGGYSGTAGNAMQESKSFNHNQKFFSTPDRDNDEYSSGSCAAYYASGWWFDACMAANLNGKYYQTRYKGVRNGIFWGTWHNMSNEYYPTNERQSFRTVRMMMRPRTSSVTDF, encoded by the exons ATGTGGCTGGCTGTGCTCTTTGCGTGGGGAAACCTGTTCATGTTCGTTGCTTCTCAGAGCTGCGGGGAAGCATCCAAAGATGCTGCTTCATGGGTGAGGCTGAAACCACAGGGCCACTGCAGAGACGGAGACACCATGTGTCCCTATAGCGTCACCCTGCCACCACTCACCATCCAGCTGCCCCGGCATCTCAAGGAGCTGGACACGATGGCCAGAGAGCTGCAAGCCCTGACGCTGATGGTGAACCAGCTGAAGGAGGAATGTCGGGAGtgcagagggaggcagagaccAGAGTGGAGTGTAAGGACGGATGATGGAGGGGACGCTGGGGAAAGGATCCAAGCGTCCAGGGGCACCGTcaacaccagagagagacagccGGACTTACACAAGAGGGCGAGGATCTCTCTGAACTCGGCAGAGGAAGACTCCATGCTCATCAGCAGTGGCACGAGGGCAGTGAATCGAGTAACGGGAACTCCAGGATGGGACATTAGTCAGGAGAGGAAGACGAGGCCAAACGGCTCTGGACAGAGGGCTGAGAGCAGCGAAGGGCCAAGAGCATCGATATCTTCACAAACGGAGACGGCGGCGGAAAACGTGAGCGACGTGAGAGTCCTGCACACATTTACAGGTGAAGAAAGGGCAAAAGAGTCGGAGTTTACAACAGCTCAAACGACTGAATCACCATTGGCAGAAAACCAAGATGAGGAACCACCTACGCACTACGGAAAAGCCAGCGCAGTCAAGATAGGGCACGCGAAGGACACCAGCGGAACCCTGACTGCGCCAGGCAACACCGAGAGCATCCCTGAAATCAGTGTGGTTACTATGGTTTCAGAAAATGTTGATGATGAAACAAAGCAAGTGCAGGTGAACTTGCCAAACAAGGACGGAGAGATCAAGAGATTACATGGATTTCCACGACCAATGGACATCAACAGAAAAGAAGGCAAGATGAATACAAATACTGAGAACAGATTAAATAATCCAGGTGGAATGAGAAAAGTATTTTCATCTAGTGGGGACAAACCAGTACAGAGTACTGGTAGAATTCCAGTGAGGACTGGCAACGGACGACTAAACGGAAAAACACCACAAATGGCAGACAGAAGAGGAGCGACTGGCAGTGGCCGGTCTGGACTGAACAAGGACATAAATAGACCAGATGTAATCTTAAAAACTCCATTCAGAATGGTCAGCAAGAATTTTTCAGGAGAGAGAAATCCAACAAGCAGTGTCAAAGGTCAAAATAACAGAGAACAACAGGATGCCAACAAAGAAAAAGTAAGTGATAGCGGAGTAAAACCTTTTAGTCTCGATGAAGCTGGTAATGCTAATGTGGGAGGTCCTGCCAGTACCGCACACTATCCAACGTCTGAAAATAAAGGCAGCAGGAAACAGAATAACCACAGAGGTGGCAGTCTTAGCACAGATGTAGAGAAGGACATAGGAGATTTAAACCCAGTTATTCCAATTAAGACAGTCAGTGGACTAGAGAAGCCACAATTATTTGTCCCAGACAAGGCTATTGTTGCTGATGCAAGTAACACAAATCTGCCCACTCAGGACAGAAAGTCTGAAAGTCCATTCAGCCTTAGCATGGATCCAGAGAATGACACTAGGATTGATTTTAACCGATTTAACAGAAACACTAAACTAGATCAGTCAGTAATGCCCATTTCATACAGTGCTGATCCCATAGCTAATAGACATCAGAGAAAGCCACAAAGTATGGACAGCAACTCTGAACACACATTGAACCCTAGCGCAGATGCAACAAGTAACACTGAAATGCTTTCAAACCCAATTAACATGTCTGATGCCACAGTACATGAAAGTGGTACAAATCCCCAAGGTCTGGCCAATAATGATCTGCTCAAAGGACAATTGCAGATTAAACCAGAAGTGTCCAAGACTAGGCCAAACACTGGGAAAATTACAAGTTCAAGCCTTATCAATGCACACGTTGATAGAACATATGTGCTAAGGATAAACAACACTGTACCCGTGAATACTGATCCAGTCAAGCAAACCCTTTTCACTAATAGAAGTGAGAAGAGTACAGTAAGAGATAAGCAAGGAGCCCCTGCTGCAGGTCACAAACGGATGGGCAGACCCAGGCCCAGTGGACTAGTCCCTCTGAGTCAAGCAAACATTCATTCTTTGAACCGTACAATGAATTTCAGTCGATTAAGACAACCAAATCTTCCTAATCTGAGGACGGTGAAAAATGTGACAATGGTAAATCCAAACCATGTGGAACGACCAGAAACAACCCGGCTCACCAGAGTGATTTTAGCCAAAAACCCAAAATTGGGAAAACCACATTTTTTGCAAAACAGGCCAGAAAATGAAAATGAGGATATACGTTTAAAGGTGTTTATGTCAGGTGGAGCAAAAAACACCAGTGGAGATACAGAGAATACGATGGGCATAATGAACAGGGGAGACAGATATGTTAATAATCAGACTGAGCCCACCACAGACAGCCCCAAACTACAGATCAAGAGCACAGAGTTTGACTTCACTCAGTCAATCAAGCCCACTGTAGCAACGCATGCCATTGTGGACCAGAACAAATCCCAAACGGTTCCTACAGTAGAGGCATCAAATTCATTGAATTTTTTCCAAATTGAAAACACCTCGCAGATCATTGAGACAAAGTTGTTCCATGTGACAAAACCCCCAAATCCCGGAGGGAAGAGAGAGCTGGATCCAATTGCACATGGTGTCAGGGACCACAATGTGGAGACAGTAATCAATCATAACACAGTGAGCCGTGACAGTTATGAAAACAGTGGAAGAGGTTCACACCAAGCAGCTGTGGAGAAGACTGAAGAAACTGATAGAAGGAAGAGACCAAAGCCATCTGTGGCCAGCATTGTAAGCTCCATTCAGGAGAACGATGAAGAACCTTCCAGAGTAGGAACCCCACCAAACTACAGTAGAAATATTCTGCAGACAGTGAAGAGAGAAGGCAGCAAGAGAAAACAGATAAACCATCCTACtgtggacacaccacacactagaACATCACTGCTTAAAGATAAACAAGGACCGGTGACTCAgctcaccacacccactgcaTCAACATCACATTTTATGGATCAAGATTATGTGGAAAAGGTTGAAACCGTTACTGCGGTGAAGGTCTCAGACACACATTTTCATCACAGACTCAAAAACTCCAGCCAAGATGTAGAGTCCAAAACCTTGACTGAGAAAATATCTGGTCATGACACAGAAGATAAACAATCAGATACTGAATCGCAGACTACAGACAAAGATGGAGTGTCCAGTAATGAGAAACTGTTACATCCCAATTCTATGGACAGTGTCCAAAACAGAGGAAATGGTTCAAACCCTGTTATGGACAGAATTAAGACTAGTACAGTACCAAAGGGGTCAGCCCTATTTACAGAGAGCACACCAATTATTTACCATAAAACCAGGAAACCTTCATTTACAACCTCTAAATCAACAGATAAGAATAATGGATACAATAGTGGGAACACCTACACAGTATCAGTGGGCAGGACTGGGAAtgttgaaagagagagagagtcagtgccACAGAGAACCAGCAAGGAAATAAACAAAGGACCAGACACTGTGATCAATCTGGTAGACAGAGGAAGCATCAACAGTCAGCTGCGCAACACCTGTCAGGGCCAGTGTGACCAAAGGCCAACTCCGCAGACGCCACTCGACACACAGAGATCACCCGATAGTGGCAGAGGTATAGAAG ATGAACCACCTCATGACTGTTCTGATCTCAAGAAGAACATGACGACTGGTGTTTACAGCATGACGCGAGTAGGATCAAAGCACACCTCGTTCCACGTCTTCTGTGACATGGAGGCCTCTGGTGGGGGCTGGACCGTGATTCAGCGTCGCCTGGACGGTACCATCAGCTTCAACCGCACCTGGGACGACTACAAGAAGGGTTTTGGCCACCTAACAGGTGAGTTCTGGCTAGGAAACGACAAGATCCACTGGTTGACAACAACTAGAGCCATGGTCCTACGCATCGAGCTCGAGGACCTGGATGGGGTGAAGGAGTTCGCCCAGTATGACGACTTCTACGTGGCCAACGAAAGCCTCAAGTACCAGCTGACTATAGGAGGTTACTCAGGCACTGCTGGAAACGCTATGCAAGAAAGCAAAAGCTTTAACCACAACCAGAAGTTCTTCTCCACTCCAGACAGGGACAATGACGAGTACTCTTCGGGAAGCTGCGCGGCCTACTACGCCTCCGGATGGTGGTTTGACGCTTGCATGGCTGCCAACCTAAACGGGAAGTACTATCAGACAAGATATAAAGGGGTGCGCAATGGCATCTTTTGGGGCACCTGGCATAATATGTCCAATGAGTACTACCCGACCAATGAGAGACAGTCCTTTAGAACCGTCAGAATGATGATGAGACCCAGAACAAGTTCAGTGACAGACTTTTAA
- the tmem60 gene encoding transmembrane protein 60 isoform X2, which yields MRMSLAQRVLLTWIFSLIFLIMLVLKLDEKIQWSWFLVFLPVWAFDTILLLMLVVKMAGRCKPGFDPRNGAENLKRRVWYLVAILLKLAFCLTLCAKLEHLADIWLSFVCVPLWVLLSGAMVELGYSVFHFRRD from the coding sequence ATGAGAATGTCCCTGGCGCAGAGAGTTCTCCTCACCTGGATCTTCAGCCTCATCTTCCTCATTATGCTGGTCCTCAAGTTGGATGAGAAGATCCAGTGGAGCTGGTTCCTTGTGTTCCTCCCTGTGTGGGCTTTTGACACAATTCTCCTCCTCATGCTCGTTGTCAAAATGGCCGGGCGCTGTAAGCCGGGCTTTGACCCACGCAACGGTGCAGAGAACCTAAAGAGACGCGTGTGGTACCTTGTGGCCATTCTGTTGAAGCTCGCCTTCTGCCTGACGCTGTGTGCCAAGTTGGAACACCTGGCAGACATCTGgctgagttttgtgtgtgttcctctctgGGTGCTTCTCAGTGGTGCTATGGTGGAACTTGGATACAGTGTCTTCCACTTCCGAAGAGACTGA
- the tmem60 gene encoding transmembrane protein 60 isoform X1 has product MVHMQNENMHRKDMSSPATAQIREAQDHEPKWTCSSCTPRESADRPNRTRSTPRRTRTRLIPASPRRCGELCARLRAAATDPCSRCVLIHALSAQHRRSVCRAAMGPAASGLPGRCAHGHRTNVELRLWLEDADHEDGRVEVMETFVEIDVLKTTSWQR; this is encoded by the exons ATGGTGCATATGCAGAATGAAAATATGCACAGAAAAGACATGAGCAGCCCTGCAACAGCACAAATCCGAGAGGCCCAAGACCACGAGCCCAAATGGACGTGTAGCTCATGCACACCGCGGGAGAGT GCAGACCGGCCGAACCGAACCAGGTCAACCCCCCGGAGGACGCGCACGCGGCTGATCCCTGCAAGCCCGAGGAGATGCGGGGAGCTGTGCGCGCGCCTCCGGGCTGCAGCCACTGATCCGTGCAGCCGGTGTGTCCTGATCCACGCGCTCAGCGCTCAGCACCGCCGCTCCGTCTGTAGGGCCGCCATGGGGCCCGCAGCGAGCGGCCTGCCCGGGAGATGCGCCCACGGGCACCGTACAAACGTGGAGCTGAGGCTCTGGCTGGAAGATGCAGATCACGAGGATGGTCGAGTGGAGGTCATGGAAACTTTTG TCGAAATCGACGTTTTGAAAACAACCAGCTGGCAGAGATGA